A region of the Candidatus Margulisiibacteriota bacterium genome:
GCCGCTCCTTTACCTTTCTCGCTTATGACCAGGACTTTTAGCCGCTGGTGCTTGTTGGCCAACCGTTCAACGATTTCAAAGCTTTTATCCGTGCAGCCGTTCAGGACTACGGTCATGGAAAATTCCAGGCCATAAAGCCGGGTTAAATGGGAGTAGAACGCTTCCAGCGTGCGGTGGCCGAGCAATCGTTTTTCTTCGTTATAGGCCGGGAAAATCACCTCAAAGCGGCTGGTCATGGCGCCATCAGATGCTTATTGATAACGTCTATCAGATTGTCAACTTCAAATGGCTTCAAGAAAACATCGTTAATTCCGGCCGCCCGGCACCTGTTGGTAATATCAGCAACATCAAAGGCGGTTAAAGCGATAATTGGAGTGGCTCTGTTAAAACGACTTGTTCTGGCGCGTCTCGCGACCTCAAATCCATCGACCCTTGGCAACATAATATCAAGCAGGATAAGATCAAACTTTTTCCTGGCCAAAACTTCTAAGGCCTTTTCCCCGGTCTCGACCCCTTGAAACTCGTAGCCGGCCGTTTCAATAATCTGTTTGAACATGGAAAGGGTTGCCGGGAAATCTTCAATAACGAGGACCGATTTAGCCATTATTGTTCTCCCTTATGATATTTTGTCCGGGATTGGCCAGCTCAATTTCATTCTTGTAAGCCGCGACGTCTGGAGCGTCGATAACATTTTTGCCGGCTCGCATCGCCTGGGTAATAACCCAATCGCTGATCTTAAGAATGCCGCGGGGAATGCCGTAACTTAGGTCGAATATTTTTTCAACCGCGGTGGTGGTAAAAGGTCCCAGCCCTTTCCCGCCGGCGTTGGAAATCCTTTTTTGCAGTAGATCTTTAGTTTCTTCCAGAGAAAGCGAGCCGAGCAGGATGCTTTCCACGATCCGATCAAACAAAGCGGGAAGGTCGCGTTTTAGTTTTTCCCGCGCTTGAGGCAAACCAGCCATGACCAGCGTGACATTTTGCAGGTCGCCCAGAGTCCTGATGAACTGCTCGAATTCCTCGTTAAACTCGTGGGCTTCGTCAAGGAAGATGATTATCGGGCGTTTGCTGGCCCGACAGAACTCCTGAAACTCATAAATGGTGTACTTTTTGGTATGGGTCGTTTTTTTGGTGATTGTTGCGGAAACCAGGTCGATTAATTCATCCGGTCGGCTGGGGGGGCGAATAACATAAATGGTTTCAAAGCGTTTTTTCAGGTTTTTCTCCAGCCACTGCAATAAGGTTGACTTGCCGGTCCCCAGGCCGCCAATTACTAAAATATGGCCGCTGGCGGTATTTATTTTTTCGATGATCATTGAGATTTCAGTTTGATGTCCGGCGTAAGTGTCCGGAATAATGCTTAAGGTAAAAGGATTTTTCTGCCAATCAAATTTAGAAAACCAGCTCTTTTGGGTATCGGTCAGATCAGGAAGCTTCAGGCGATAACCGCATTTTTTGCAAAATTCCGCGTCTCTGGGATTGAAAGTGCCGCATTCATCACAGCGTGTAAGCCTGGCCAGCCGCCAGTTGGAAATCAGCTTGTATATTAACAACATAACCAGCGCGGCAAAAACCGCTAAGTAGGGAGCGACAACGTAAGTAAGATCATTGGTTTTTTGGGGTAAATCGACCGGCGCGGCGGCTTCCAGGGAAATTTTCGCTTGGATTTCGGCCAACAATAATTTTGAATCAGGATAATTGGGGATAATTGATTCGATTTGTAACAGGTAATTGATCGCCTCGATCGGCCGGCCGCCGGTAAAACTTTCTTTTGCCGCCAGAAAGAGTTGCAACGCTCGGGCGTTCTTGGCCTGTTGTTGAAGATCAGCGTCTTTTTTCTCTGGCGCGGCGCGGCGCGGCCGCGGCGCGATTACTGGCTTTGGTGTCGGGACAGGAGTCGGGACAGGGGTCGCGACTGTCTTTGGGATTGGAGCCGGGGGTGGGGTTGGCTTTTCCCCTGTCCCTTGAATTTCACTGAGGAAAGACCGTGCTTTGGCGTTGTTTGGCTCGTACTTCAAAACCTCATTCAAGTTTTTAATTGCTTCATCGTTGTTGCCGATAAAATACTGGTTGACGGCCTGATCATAGAGCTCGTCGATGGTGGTTGGGAAAGCGGGGGCCGCGGAAAAAAATAGTAATAAAAACAGGCCGACCGCTAGCCGGTTATCGCGTGTGCTTTTCATGTTCGCTCCTTTCGCTTAGTTCTTTTTATCAAGGGAAAGTATAAATTCTAATTTCTTTTTTAAGTTTTGAGCCTGTTCGTTGTCCGGGTCTTTTGCCAGCGCCCGTTTGACCTGTTCCAGCGCGGTTTTGTACTGCCGATTGACGACCGATTTCATCGCTTCGCCAAGGTAAATAAGCGAATCGGCCCGGCCCTTTTCGGTCAGCTGTCTTTCCAGTTTGTTTTGGGCTTCTTTTTGCAGGGCCAGGGCGTCGCTGTTGTCCGGGTTCATTTCCAGCACTCTGGAGAAGAGGACCAGCGCGTCCAAATACTCCCCCTTATCATAGCTCTTTTTTCCGGCGGAGAGAAGTTCGTAATAAGGGGAAGTCGCGGTCTTAATCTTGGCCGGAGAATCCAGGAGAATGCCAAGGCTGAACTGATGCGCCCCCCCCAGCTCCTGATGGCTCAAATAAGCGTAGTCAAACGAAAACCGGTCGGCCGCCAGGCCGATCCCGGCGCGCGGCAGACCGCCGTCACTGCCGAGCCGGACGGCTAAAAGATTTTTAACCAGATATTCGGCTCCAACATTGAACCTGGTCGTGTCGGGATAAAAAACGATGTCAGTATTAACCTTGAGGGGGGCGTTATAAAAGGGAATAGTCCAGCCGGTCGCCAGCCGGTAGGCGGTCGGCAGGGGGGTGGTGTCGGAAATGAACTTCAAACCAGGTCCGTAGTTAATGACCGCCAGGCCCAAATTAAGGACGGAGTTAGCTTTATACAGTAATCCGGCGTCAAGCGCCAGGGTTGTCGCGGCGCTTCCCTCCAGCCGTTCCGAAATCAATCTGACCCCGCCCCCAATCGAGAGGTCGGTATTGAGCTTTCTCGCCAGCGAGAGGTTAAACCCATAAGAATAAGTGTTAAATGAAGAGGTTAAGGCGCCGTTCTGGTCATACCCCTGGATATCGCCGGAGCCAAACGATAAATAACCGAGCCCAACCGTTCCTATGTTCGTTGGATAAGCGACTGCCGCGGCCTGGTAGGCGGTCGAACCAAAAGATTGCCCGTACAGGGTCATAGCTTCCGGGAGAATTAGCTGGCTTAATCCGGCAGGATTGAAAAAAATGGCTGAAAGATCGCCGGGTTGCGCGGTAAAAGCGTTCCCCATGGCCAGAGGCCTTGCCCCCGCTCCAAGCTTTAAAAATTCCACACCGGAGCCGGACCCGGGCGCGGCAAAGGCGGCCGTTCCCCAAAGGAAGCAGACAATATAGAACAGCGCGTTCTTTTTCATCTGATAATTACCAATTTTCCTGTCGAAGTCCCGCCAGTCGCTTTAACGACATAAAAATAGAGGCCGGAGGTCAATAGTTCACCGGCTTCATTCCTGGCATCCCAGTTAAATTGTCCATTGCTGGTGTTGCTGATCGTTTTTACCAGGTCGCCGGAGAGGGTGAAGATCTTGATCACTCCCTGGGTCGGAATGTTGCTAAAAGTTATAGAGGAGTGTCCGAGCGATGGTTTATAGGGGTTGGGAAAGGTGAAGACCGCGCTGGAATCAGTGGCTGAAGTCGCCATCAGAGCGTAGACTGAAAAACCGGTGATCGGAGCGGAGACCAGGTGATTAACCAGGTCGACAGTCGAACCGGGAAGACGGACCCAGAGGCCGTGGCTTTCATCGAGCCGGTAGATCATCAAATTGGCGGCCGGGACCGGTGGGGTTGTTCCGTCAATAACTCCATCGTTGTCAAGATCATCATAGAAGAAGGTCAGGGTAACTGATGAGGCAAAACTGGTCGAAACTCGTGATCCATAGGCATCAAACGCGTTGAGTTCGGTGATTGATCCCGCGCCGCCCGCTTTGCTGTTTGCCAGCGTGATCTTAGCCGGGTCGACAAACCGAGGTTGAGTGATCGGGTTCTGGTTGATATCAACCAGGCCGTCGACAGGCAACGCCCCGCCCGCCAAAACAACCCGCACTTTACCATCACTGCTGTAGAAGGTGTTGGCCGCCGCCTGGTCGTAAGTAACGGTAAAAGACCAGCTTTCAGCGGTTGCCAGCGCGCCCAGATCGGCGTTTTTCGCGTTAGTTGAGATCGTCGCCTGATAGGTGTAGCCTTTTTCCATGGCGGCCAACGGTGTGAAATAAAGCGTCTGGCCCGAGGCGTCCCAGGTGGAACTTCCCGAAACCGCCGGCGATTCTAACGAAACGGCATTGTTATCGCGGATCGCTTTTAAGGTCAGGGCGTTTATTGTTGACGGCTGGTCCATCACCTGGCTGAACTGGATGGCAAGGGTGGCGTTGGGACGGATGTTGATCGCGCCGCTGGTTGGCGTCAGAGTTGTGATATTTGGGGGTGGGGAGATAGTGAAGGCGTTGGAAACAGCCGCGGTCAAACCGCTCGCGTTGGCGGTCAGCGTATAACCGGAGCCGGGATTATTGCTTGATAAATCATTAAAAACAACGGTTCCATTGGTTGCTGTTTTAGTCAAAGTTCCGGCCAGTGTGCCGCCGGCCGGGTTACTGCCGAGGCTAACGGTTACCTGGGTGGAGCTGTCGGAAACAATATTGTTGCCCAACGCATCCTGGATTAAGACCTGAACTTCCGGGGTGATGACGGAATTGGCCGGGGTGGTTGCCGGCTGGACGGAAAAAACGACCTGGGCGGCCGTGGCGGGAGAGATGTTAAAGGAGTCGGTTATGGCTGAAGTTAAACCGGACGCTGAAGCGTTTAGCGTATAACCGGTCCCGGTTTTGTTGATGCTAAGGTCGTTGAAAGTTACGATTCCGGCCGCGGCGGTTTTTGTCAGCGTCCCGGCGAGCGTTCCACCGCCGGGATTATTGGCAATGGCGATCGTGACCGGGGTGCTGTTATCCGCCGTGTCGGTGTTTCCGTCCGCGTCCTGGATTATTACTTGAACCGAAGGAGAAATAATGGTCCCAGCGACGGCGCTTGTCGGCTGAACTGCACAGGCAAGCCGGGTTGAAGTCGATTTCCAGGCGGCGTAGCGGTAGTCGACCAGGTTGGCATTAACCGTCGCGTTGGTCCCAACTTGGAAACCGTCGGTCTCCAGAGCCTGCACCATGTCAAGAGCGTTGGCGGTCGCGGTGAAATATTGAGCGCTGTCGCCGCTCAAATTCCTGGCTTTTTGGACCGCTCCGCTGGTGAGTTCCGGTCTCTTGATCCAGGCGAGTCCGGGCCGAAAGCCCAGTCCGCTGATCGAGCGGTTATCAATGCCATTTCCGGTATATGCCCCAACAGTGCATTGGCCGGTGGTGTTTTTAAAAGCAAAATAAAAATAAGTGGAGGCGGCGGTGTTGACTTCGGCGTTGGCGCCAATTTGAAAGCCGTCCGTTTCCAGCGACTGGACGCGATCGGCGGTATCGGCCGTGGCCGAGAAATACGCGGTCGCGTCGCCGGCGATGGCGGATGTTTTGAAAACGCCAAGCGAAGCGGCATTCCTCTTGACCACGACGAGATCTGGGGTAAAGCCCAGCCCAGTGATGGAGCGGTTATCGAGTCCGGTCCCGGTGTAAGCGCCAACCGTGAAATTGCTGGACCCGGAGCCGCTGAAAGCGATCCAGCGGTAGGTGACCGCCAGGCTGTTAACAGCCGCGTTCGCCCCAACGGTGAAACCAGTGTTATTACGCGAGACTATTCCATTGACGAAATTTACCGCGGCGGTGGCAAAAGTAGCGGTCGAATCAGAAGCCATCATAGGGGAGGAAAAGACCGCGGCGCCGGTTGAGTCTGATTTTATTATCACCAGTTCCGGCTGGAACGGCAGGTCGGCAATCGACTGACTGGCGCCGTTCCCTACATAGGAGCCGCTGATCATCCGGAAAACTCCGCTGGGGGTTGTGGTTGGCACCCCCCTGAAGCCGACGCAGTAATAAACACTGGCGTTGGCGTTGACCCTGGCGTTAGTTCCGACCGAGAAGCCGCTGGCTTCTAATGTCTGGATATGATCAACCGCATTGGCGGTAGCGGAGAACAATTGGGTTTCGTCGCCATAATTCCGATTGTTGCGCATGACGGCGACATTGGCGGCGGCTGATTGTTTTACCCAGACAAGATCCGGTTTGAAGCCCAGAGCAATTGAGCGGTTATCTACTCCGTCACCGGTGTAGCTTTCGATGGTCAGACTGTCCGCCCCGGCTTTAAAGGTGAAGTAGTAATAGGTCTGGCCGTTCAGGTTGACTTCAGCGTCACTCCCAACCTGAAAACCATCGCTCTGCAAAGCCTGAATCCTGTCAGCGGTCGGGGCGGTAGCCGAAAAATAGTGGGTGTTATCGGCCCCCATTTTTGAGGTGGACCAGACTCCCAGCGAGGCGCCGTCGCGTTTAATGACAGCCAGGTTTGGTTGAAAGCCTAAACCGGTAATGTTGCGGTCGTCGGCGCCTGTGCCGGTATACGAACCGACTTTAAAATCGTTGCCGCCGCTCC
Encoded here:
- a CDS encoding PorV/PorQ family protein: MKKNALFYIVCFLWGTAAFAAPGSGSGVEFLKLGAGARPLAMGNAFTAQPGDLSAIFFNPAGLSQLILPEAMTLYGQSFGSTAYQAAAVAYPTNIGTVGLGYLSFGSGDIQGYDQNGALTSSFNTYSYGFNLSLARKLNTDLSIGGGVRLISERLEGSAATTLALDAGLLYKANSVLNLGLAVINYGPGLKFISDTTPLPTAYRLATGWTIPFYNAPLKVNTDIVFYPDTTRFNVGAEYLVKNLLAVRLGSDGGLPRAGIGLAADRFSFDYAYLSHQELGGAHQFSLGILLDSPAKIKTATSPYYELLSAGKKSYDKGEYLDALVLFSRVLEMNPDNSDALALQKEAQNKLERQLTEKGRADSLIYLGEAMKSVVNRQYKTALEQVKRALAKDPDNEQAQNLKKKLEFILSLDKKN
- a CDS encoding response regulator yields the protein MAKSVLVIEDFPATLSMFKQIIETAGYEFQGVETGEKALEVLARKKFDLILLDIMLPRVDGFEVARRARTSRFNRATPIIALTAFDVADITNRCRAAGINDVFLKPFEVDNLIDVINKHLMAP
- a CDS encoding Ig-like domain-containing protein; translated protein: MGADNTHYFSATAPTADRIQALQSDGFQVGSDAEVNLNGQTYYYFTFKAGADSLTIESYTGDGVDNRSIALGFKPDLVWVKQSAAANVAVMRNNRNYGDETQLFSATANAVDHIQTLEASGFSVGTNARVNANASVYYCVGFRGVPTTTPSGVFRMISGSYVGNGASQSIADLPFQPELVIIKSDSTGAAVFSSPMMASDSTATFATAAVNFVNGIVSRNNTGFTVGANAAVNSLAVTYRWIAFSGSGSSNFTVGAYTGTGLDNRSITGLGFTPDLVVVKRNAASLGVFKTSAIAGDATAYFSATADTADRVQSLETDGFQIGANAEVNTAASTYFYFAFKNTTGQCTVGAYTGNGIDNRSISGLGFRPGLAWIKRPELTSGAVQKARNLSGDSAQYFTATANALDMVQALETDGFQVGTNATVNANLVDYRYAAWKSTSTRLACAVQPTSAVAGTIISPSVQVIIQDADGNTDTADNSTPVTIAIANNPGGGTLAGTLTKTAAAGIVTFNDLSINKTGTGYTLNASASGLTSAITDSFNISPATAAQVVFSVQPATTPANSVITPEVQVLIQDALGNNIVSDSSTQVTVSLGSNPAGGTLAGTLTKTATNGTVVFNDLSSNNPGSGYTLTANASGLTAAVSNAFTISPPPNITTLTPTSGAINIRPNATLAIQFSQVMDQPSTINALTLKAIRDNNAVSLESPAVSGSSTWDASGQTLYFTPLAAMEKGYTYQATISTNAKNADLGALATAESWSFTVTYDQAAANTFYSSDGKVRVVLAGGALPVDGLVDINQNPITQPRFVDPAKITLANSKAGGAGSITELNAFDAYGSRVSTSFASSVTLTFFYDDLDNDGVIDGTTPPVPAANLMIYRLDESHGLWVRLPGSTVDLVNHLVSAPITGFSVYALMATSATDSSAVFTFPNPYKPSLGHSSITFSNIPTQGVIKIFTLSGDLVKTISNTSNGQFNWDARNEAGELLTSGLYFYVVKATGGTSTGKLVIIR
- a CDS encoding AAA family ATPase gives rise to the protein MKSTRDNRLAVGLFLLLFFSAAPAFPTTIDELYDQAVNQYFIGNNDEAIKNLNEVLKYEPNNAKARSFLSEIQGTGEKPTPPPAPIPKTVATPVPTPVPTPKPVIAPRPRRAAPEKKDADLQQQAKNARALQLFLAAKESFTGGRPIEAINYLLQIESIIPNYPDSKLLLAEIQAKISLEAAAPVDLPQKTNDLTYVVAPYLAVFAALVMLLIYKLISNWRLARLTRCDECGTFNPRDAEFCKKCGYRLKLPDLTDTQKSWFSKFDWQKNPFTLSIIPDTYAGHQTEISMIIEKINTASGHILVIGGLGTGKSTLLQWLEKNLKKRFETIYVIRPPSRPDELIDLVSATITKKTTHTKKYTIYEFQEFCRASKRPIIIFLDEAHEFNEEFEQFIRTLGDLQNVTLVMAGLPQAREKLKRDLPALFDRIVESILLGSLSLEETKDLLQKRISNAGGKGLGPFTTTAVEKIFDLSYGIPRGILKISDWVITQAMRAGKNVIDAPDVAAYKNEIELANPGQNIIRENNNG